The following proteins come from a genomic window of bacterium:
- a CDS encoding NADH-dependent [FeFe] hydrogenase, group A6 codes for MDIYINGKKCKAVQGETILEVAGKNGVRIPTLCYHSDLCLAGNCRICVVDVDGARTLQTACTAMASNGMKIWTNTPRVIKARKMNIQLLLGSHFGECYTCPRNNNCELLKLAEEYGIEELPFPKKGKRTGALEITPSITRDPDKCIMCGRCVRTCEELQGVHAVKPVGRSSDIHIGTFFDQGLMHTSCTMCGQCINRCPTGALYETSCVQPVWDALADPDKYVVVQTAPAVRAALGEEFGMEPGSRVTGKMVAGLRRLGFNKIFDTQFTADLTIIEEGTEFLTRLKRTLVNKEKGLLPMTTSCSPGWIKYIEHFYPELLTHVSTCKSPQQMFGPLAKTYFAEKEGINPAKMITVSIMPCVAKKYEAERPEMNASGYKDVDYVLTTRELAKMMKMAGLDLKDMPVEEYDNPFGISTGAAVIFGATGGVMEAALRTVYEIVTGREIPFKNLDITPVRGMEDVKEAEVTIEGVKEEYKFLEGAKVKVAVAHSLSAAKKVMDKVRSGEAEYHFIEIMACPGGCLGGGGQPIPTSPEIRKARARAIYEEDESMTIRKSHENPAIKKLYEDFLEKPNSHKAHELLHTHYLKRKRFDKVK; via the coding sequence ATGGATATTTATATAAATGGGAAGAAATGCAAAGCGGTTCAGGGGGAGACTATTCTTGAAGTTGCGGGAAAAAACGGTGTAAGAATCCCGACGCTTTGTTACCACAGCGACTTATGTCTTGCCGGCAATTGCAGAATTTGTGTTGTAGATGTGGATGGAGCAAGAACATTACAGACTGCCTGCACGGCTATGGCTTCAAACGGGATGAAAATCTGGACAAACACTCCCCGGGTGATTAAAGCCAGGAAAATGAACATACAGCTTCTTCTGGGCAGCCATTTCGGGGAATGTTATACCTGTCCCAGAAACAACAACTGCGAACTTTTGAAACTTGCCGAAGAATACGGCATTGAAGAATTACCCTTCCCTAAAAAAGGCAAAAGAACCGGAGCGCTTGAAATAACCCCTTCTATTACAAGAGACCCTGATAAATGCATTATGTGCGGAAGATGTGTCCGTACATGCGAAGAGCTGCAGGGTGTCCACGCGGTGAAACCGGTCGGCAGGAGCAGTGATATACACATAGGGACTTTCTTCGATCAGGGGCTTATGCACACTTCCTGCACTATGTGCGGACAGTGTATCAACCGCTGCCCCACCGGCGCGCTTTACGAAACATCATGCGTCCAGCCCGTATGGGACGCCCTGGCGGATCCGGATAAATATGTCGTAGTCCAGACAGCGCCCGCGGTAAGGGCTGCTCTCGGGGAAGAATTCGGGATGGAACCCGGATCAAGAGTCACAGGAAAAATGGTCGCCGGATTAAGAAGATTGGGTTTTAACAAGATTTTTGATACCCAGTTTACGGCGGATCTTACCATTATTGAAGAAGGGACGGAATTTCTTACAAGGCTTAAGAGGACGCTTGTAAACAAGGAAAAGGGATTGCTGCCCATGACCACAAGCTGTTCACCGGGATGGATTAAATATATAGAGCATTTTTATCCCGAGCTTTTGACGCATGTATCCACTTGTAAAAGTCCGCAGCAGATGTTCGGGCCGCTTGCCAAAACATATTTTGCGGAAAAAGAAGGTATAAATCCCGCCAAAATGATAACAGTTTCCATAATGCCCTGTGTTGCCAAAAAGTATGAAGCGGAGAGGCCTGAGATGAATGCCAGCGGGTACAAGGACGTGGATTATGTCCTTACCACGCGCGAGCTTGCGAAAATGATGAAAATGGCCGGCCTTGACCTGAAAGATATGCCCGTTGAGGAATATGATAATCCTTTCGGTATATCTACCGGAGCCGCCGTAATTTTCGGGGCTACGGGAGGTGTTATGGAAGCGGCATTGAGGACTGTATATGAAATAGTGACCGGCAGGGAAATTCCGTTTAAGAATCTGGATATTACCCCTGTCCGGGGAATGGAAGATGTGAAAGAGGCGGAAGTAACTATAGAAGGCGTAAAGGAAGAGTATAAGTTTCTCGAAGGAGCAAAAGTCAAGGTTGCGGTTGCTCATTCATTAAGCGCCGCGAAGAAAGTGATGGATAAGGTGAGAAGCGGCGAAGCCGAGTATCATTTTATTGAGATTATGGCGTGTCCTGGAGGTTGCCTGGGCGGTGGAGGCCAGCCTATCCCCACAAGCCCCGAAATCAGAAAAGCCCGCGCCAGGGCGATTTATGAAGAAGATGAATCCATGACCATAAGAAAATCCCATGAGAACCCGGCGATAAAAAAACTTTATGAGGATTTTCTGGAAAAGCCGAACAGCCATAAGGCTCATGAACTTCTGCATACGCATTATCTAAAGAGAAAAAGATTTGATAAAGTGAAATAA
- a CDS encoding GGDEF domain-containing protein: protein MAEGLIINLNLFFALPFYTALIIIIGLFFSYRVACLISFAGLAHIVIFLVYKMLEKDGIFLYESPWLIGLSLCYMVIYITVIFFYRNKQVLRVEEAFCNYRRARDRYDNVSEKHRAVKAENEEKRKEVNEVEKLYKGLTSMSSNLDMAQTLSECACCIRELSNFKWGKMIIFRLSIESGDKSPDIVDLKTCNISDKDFNKEEKEVFDSVMRHREVIYKDASGKLRIGESNESLSPYDIIAIPMKTEDEVLGVLIFGGVSFDELENVRILIADAALEIKKTSFYEKIRELSIIDELTGLYLRRYFMKRFDSEIERALKIKSPFSFLMIDIDHFKKYNDTYGHLVGDIILKELAFVLKDRARQGDLVGRYGGEEFCMALPNTSKDNAFKVAERLRIKVMKHDFIVQEEKMDLTVSIGISNFPEDCDNPSRLIELADNALYTAKEEGRNQVCCL, encoded by the coding sequence ATGGCAGAAGGGCTGATAATAAACCTGAATTTATTTTTTGCTTTACCGTTTTATACCGCGCTGATTATTATAATCGGCCTGTTTTTCAGCTACAGGGTCGCCTGTCTTATTTCTTTTGCCGGCTTGGCTCATATCGTGATTTTTCTTGTATACAAGATGCTTGAAAAAGACGGTATTTTCTTATATGAATCCCCGTGGCTTATAGGATTGAGCCTCTGTTATATGGTTATTTATATTACAGTTATATTTTTTTACAGGAACAAACAGGTTCTCAGAGTTGAAGAAGCGTTTTGCAACTACAGAAGAGCAAGAGACAGATATGATAATGTTTCTGAAAAACACCGTGCGGTAAAAGCGGAGAATGAAGAAAAAAGGAAAGAGGTTAATGAAGTAGAGAAATTATATAAAGGCCTTACTTCCATGAGTTCAAACCTGGATATGGCACAAACCCTGAGCGAATGCGCCTGCTGTATAAGGGAACTTTCGAACTTCAAATGGGGCAAGATGATTATATTCAGGCTTTCAATTGAATCGGGGGATAAAAGCCCCGATATTGTAGACCTTAAAACATGCAATATATCAGATAAAGATTTTAATAAGGAGGAAAAAGAGGTCTTTGATTCCGTAATGCGGCACAGGGAAGTTATTTATAAAGATGCGTCCGGAAAACTTAGAATCGGAGAATCAAACGAATCTTTATCCCCGTATGATATTATTGCGATTCCCATGAAAACAGAAGACGAAGTGCTCGGCGTCCTTATTTTTGGCGGCGTGTCTTTCGATGAACTTGAAAATGTGAGGATTCTTATTGCCGACGCGGCTTTGGAAATCAAGAAGACCTCTTTTTATGAAAAGATCAGGGAATTATCGATTATAGATGAATTAACGGGGTTATATCTCAGGCGTTATTTTATGAAAAGGTTTGACAGCGAAATTGAACGGGCGCTGAAAATAAAAAGCCCGTTTTCTTTTCTTATGATAGACATAGACCATTTCAAAAAATATAACGATACGTACGGGCATTTGGTCGGGGACATCATACTTAAAGAACTTGCGTTTGTCCTGAAAGACCGGGCCAGGCAGGGAGATCTTGTCGGCCGTTACGGCGGGGAAGAATTCTGTATGGCCCTTCCGAATACATCCAAAGATAATGCGTTTAAGGTTGCGGAAAGACTGCGGATAAAAGTGATGAAGCATGATTTCATCGTTCAGGAAGAAAAAATGGACCTGACGGTCAGCATAGGGATTTCAAACTTTCCCGAGGATTGTGATAACCCTTCCCGTCTTATAGAACTGGCCGACAATGCCCTTTATACGGCTAAAGAAGAGGGAAGAAACCAGGTATGTTGCCTGTAA
- a CDS encoding SLBB domain-containing protein: protein MPAAGFVLEKRKQGEALKKAFEINRAEITDMIKDSGLKGRGGAGFPTGLKMYLCGAAADTIKYVVCNADEGEPGTFKDRVILETVPEKVFEGMAITAYVIGAKEGIVYLRGEYEYLKAGLENTLNGMRKNNLLGEKILGADFDFDIRIALGAGAYVCGEETALIESLEGKRGEAKNKPPFPVSSGLFCHPTLVSNVETFCNIPHIVTGGAQWFKNIGSEKSAGTKLVSVSGDVKKPGVYEIPFGMKVKDLLKLVEAENTKAVDIGGASGIVIPESQFDREISFEDIPTGGSVIVFDKTRKMIDVMENFMEFFLDESCGQCTPCREGTKYFVDAVEKIKNGKITDQELKNLRDISNCMKLTSKCGLGQSSTNAFISILDNFKKELLS from the coding sequence ATGCCGGCAGCAGGGTTTGTGCTTGAAAAAAGAAAACAGGGCGAAGCTTTGAAAAAAGCTTTTGAGATAAACAGGGCGGAAATTACCGATATGATTAAAGATTCCGGCCTCAAAGGCAGGGGCGGAGCAGGGTTCCCCACGGGGCTGAAAATGTATTTGTGCGGGGCGGCGGCTGACACGATAAAGTATGTTGTATGCAACGCCGATGAAGGGGAACCGGGTACTTTTAAAGACAGGGTAATACTTGAAACTGTCCCTGAAAAAGTATTTGAAGGAATGGCTATAACCGCTTACGTGATAGGCGCGAAAGAAGGCATTGTTTATCTTCGGGGCGAATATGAATATCTGAAAGCCGGGCTTGAAAATACTCTTAATGGGATGAGGAAAAATAATCTTCTCGGCGAAAAAATACTCGGCGCTGATTTCGATTTTGATATAAGGATAGCTCTGGGAGCCGGAGCTTATGTCTGCGGGGAAGAAACAGCGCTTATTGAATCGCTTGAAGGAAAAAGAGGCGAAGCCAAGAATAAACCGCCGTTTCCGGTGAGCAGCGGGTTATTCTGCCACCCGACCCTGGTAAGTAATGTCGAGACATTCTGCAATATACCCCATATCGTTACCGGGGGAGCGCAGTGGTTTAAAAACATTGGTTCAGAAAAATCAGCGGGGACAAAACTGGTCAGTGTTTCCGGGGATGTGAAAAAACCGGGAGTTTATGAAATCCCCTTTGGCATGAAGGTAAAAGACCTGCTGAAACTTGTGGAAGCCGAGAATACGAAAGCCGTGGATATCGGGGGAGCGTCCGGAATAGTGATTCCCGAGTCACAGTTTGACAGGGAAATATCGTTTGAAGATATTCCCACCGGCGGCTCTGTTATCGTATTCGACAAAACGAGAAAAATGATTGATGTCATGGAAAATTTCATGGAGTTTTTCCTTGATGAATCATGCGGCCAGTGTACTCCGTGCAGAGAGGGAACCAAATATTTTGTGGATGCCGTTGAAAAGATAAAAAACGGCAAAATTACGGATCAGGAATTAAAAAATCTCCGTGATATTTCCAATTGCATGAAACTTACAAGTAAATGCGGCCTCGGTCAATCATCCACGAATGCTTTTATCAGCATTCTTGACAATTTTAAAAAAGAGTTATTGTCTTAA
- a CDS encoding response regulator, with protein MSGKILIVDDDVDFVEAIKTLLETKNYEVFSAENGSEGFNQAKDNKPDLIILDVMMATKTEGFDIARKLQKESSTKGTPVIMITGIRKEMSLPFGFEPNEDFLPVKAVLEKPIKPEVLLKKIEENI; from the coding sequence ATGTCCGGGAAAATATTAATAGTTGACGACGACGTTGATTTTGTCGAGGCTATAAAAACACTTCTGGAAACAAAAAATTATGAAGTGTTTTCGGCTGAAAACGGATCAGAAGGATTTAATCAGGCAAAGGATAACAAGCCTGATTTGATAATTCTTGATGTGATGATGGCAACCAAAACGGAAGGTTTTGATATTGCCAGAAAACTTCAGAAAGAAAGTTCGACAAAAGGCACTCCGGTGATAATGATCACAGGTATAAGGAAAGAAATGAGCCTGCCTTTCGGTTTTGAGCCGAATGAGGATTTTCTGCCGGTAAAAGCGGTTTTGGAAAAACCGATAAAACCGGAAGTCCTTTTAAAGAAAATTGAGGAAAACATATAG
- a CDS encoding DUF748 domain-containing protein, which translates to MKKQTKYAKKHILLRLAVYFLVIFCLTSGVLYIYFTDIFRNFVVSRIYDKTSLDIRFDDFKLGIITGEIEIENISLTDVNSGRDPFFTADSIKAGLNLRALMSGHLWINHAIVKKPVLNVERNREKEINIVEIKKRLSSYTGEESGKINLRGLQIGTLKIYEGIVRFKDDFPEKQFSMDLKDINLVLEKFYLPPPAEDKYAELTLDAGIGDMERSKIHICGKFDPAAIVKDFEIDIHLDNVVLNRFSPYYNPASPIIIDSGEISVFCRGACRDEELVGGGYIELKEVAVRVKEGLISQQLFGVAVEKVVMHISEHNDMKFHYTLTGNISDPQVRLAPGSEKVIINSILNALDIPLKAAGSIKEGIDITGENISNGVKKIKDKISDTVNGVVDYINPGQK; encoded by the coding sequence ATGAAAAAACAGACTAAATACGCAAAAAAACATATATTATTGCGTCTTGCGGTATATTTCCTCGTGATTTTCTGCCTGACATCCGGTGTTCTGTATATATATTTTACCGATATATTCAGGAATTTCGTTGTTTCCAGGATATATGACAAAACAAGCCTCGATATAAGATTTGATGATTTTAAATTGGGAATCATTACAGGGGAAATAGAGATCGAGAATATAAGCCTGACAGATGTGAATTCCGGCAGGGACCCTTTTTTTACGGCGGACAGCATCAAAGCCGGATTGAACCTTCGGGCTTTGATGTCGGGACATTTATGGATTAATCATGCGATTGTGAAGAAACCTGTTTTAAATGTCGAAAGAAACAGGGAAAAAGAGATAAATATTGTTGAGATTAAGAAAAGACTGAGTTCTTATACAGGTGAAGAATCCGGGAAAATAAATCTCCGGGGCCTGCAGATCGGGACGCTGAAGATTTATGAAGGGATTGTCCGGTTTAAGGACGATTTTCCCGAAAAACAATTCAGCATGGACCTGAAAGACATTAATCTCGTTCTGGAAAAGTTTTATTTACCGCCTCCCGCGGAAGATAAATACGCTGAATTGACCCTTGATGCAGGTATAGGGGATATGGAAAGGTCAAAAATACACATATGCGGGAAATTCGATCCCGCGGCTATCGTAAAAGATTTTGAGATTGATATACATCTGGACAATGTTGTGCTTAACCGGTTCAGCCCTTATTATAATCCGGCTTCACCTATAATTATAGATAGCGGAGAAATATCCGTTTTTTGCAGGGGCGCGTGCCGGGACGAGGAACTTGTAGGCGGCGGTTATATAGAATTGAAAGAAGTTGCCGTGAGGGTAAAAGAAGGTCTTATTTCGCAACAGCTTTTTGGTGTTGCCGTGGAAAAAGTCGTGATGCACATATCGGAACATAATGACATGAAATTCCATTATACTCTAACGGGCAATATATCCGACCCGCAGGTCAGGCTTGCTCCGGGCAGTGAAAAAGTGATAATAAATTCCATTCTCAATGCCCTTGATATTCCGCTTAAGGCTGCCGGCAGTATAAAAGAAGGCATTGATATTACCGGAGAGAACATCTCAAACGGCGTGAAAAAGATAAAAGATAAAATATCCGATACCGTAAACGGGGTTGTCGATTACATAAATCCCGGCCAGAAATAG
- the hydG gene encoding [FeFe] hydrogenase H-cluster radical SAM maturase HydG, with protein sequence MKCADTDVRTWMKNRIRTDQIDKYLDGGKDFIDDNKIFGVLEENSDPDPARIRDIIRKSLEIKTLSPEETAALINVNDRSLLEEMRAAAAEVKRKVYDNRIVTFAPLYTGNYCVNNCLYCGFKSDNKDLVERRFLSMEEIRRESEILAGKIGHKRLIAVYGEHPLTDTAYIAESIRSIYGVKVKTRNGFGQIRRVNVNAAPMSVEDLKILRDVGIGTYQVFQETYHHGAYGKMHPSDTLKGDYKWRLYSMHRAMEAGVDDVGLGVLFGLFDWRFEIIGLILHAIELEKKFGIGPHTVSFPRIEPAINSPVSDNTRFKVSDDDFKKIITVIRLAIPYTGMIITARESAALRRATLGMGVTQTDASTRIGIGAYSESYDKQEEARQQFILGDTRSLDEVIREFSRMGYITSFCTAGYRCGRTGKCIMELLRSGQEGRFCKLNAVLTFREWLDDFAGEETRRAGEEVIEKEIREIKEKVPAFYSRLVEYYERIKKGERDLYF encoded by the coding sequence ATGAAATGCGCGGATACTGATGTAAGAACATGGATGAAAAACAGGATAAGAACCGATCAGATAGATAAATATCTGGACGGAGGTAAAGATTTTATCGATGACAATAAAATCTTCGGTGTCCTGGAAGAAAATTCCGATCCCGACCCGGCCAGGATCAGGGATATTATCAGGAAATCACTTGAAATAAAAACGCTTTCCCCTGAAGAAACCGCGGCTCTCATAAATGTTAACGACAGAAGCCTTCTGGAAGAAATGAGGGCTGCCGCCGCCGAAGTCAAACGAAAAGTTTATGACAACAGGATTGTCACTTTTGCGCCTTTGTATACGGGTAATTACTGTGTCAACAACTGTCTTTACTGCGGTTTCAAGTCTGATAATAAAGACCTTGTCGAGAGAAGATTTTTATCTATGGAAGAAATAAGGAGAGAATCTGAAATTCTCGCGGGAAAGATAGGGCATAAACGGCTGATCGCTGTTTACGGGGAACATCCGCTGACGGACACCGCATATATCGCGGAATCGATCAGGAGCATATACGGCGTGAAAGTGAAGACAAGGAACGGTTTCGGGCAGATAAGAAGAGTTAACGTAAACGCCGCGCCCATGAGCGTGGAAGACTTGAAAATACTGCGTGATGTGGGGATAGGCACATATCAGGTTTTTCAGGAAACTTATCACCACGGCGCATACGGGAAAATGCATCCTTCGGATACACTGAAAGGGGATTATAAATGGCGGCTTTATTCAATGCACAGGGCGATGGAAGCCGGAGTTGATGATGTCGGACTCGGAGTGCTGTTCGGTTTATTTGATTGGAGATTTGAAATAATCGGGCTTATTTTACATGCGATAGAGCTGGAGAAAAAATTCGGGATAGGGCCCCACACCGTATCTTTTCCGAGAATTGAACCTGCGATAAATTCACCTGTTTCGGATAATACGCGGTTCAAGGTAAGCGATGATGATTTTAAGAAAATCATTACCGTTATCCGTCTGGCGATTCCGTATACCGGAATGATAATAACCGCCAGGGAAAGCGCGGCGTTAAGAAGGGCGACACTGGGAATGGGGGTAACACAGACAGATGCGTCAACAAGGATAGGAATAGGCGCTTACAGTGAGAGTTATGACAAACAGGAAGAAGCAAGACAGCAGTTTATTCTCGGGGACACAAGGAGTCTTGATGAGGTTATAAGGGAATTTTCCCGGATGGGGTATATAACTTCTTTTTGTACCGCAGGCTACAGATGCGGCAGGACCGGTAAATGCATTATGGAACTTTTAAGAAGCGGGCAGGAGGGCAGGTTCTGCAAGCTTAACGCTGTTCTTACATTCAGGGAATGGCTTGATGATTTTGCCGGTGAGGAAACCCGGCGGGCGGGGGAGGAAGTTATAGAAAAGGAAATCAGGGAGATAAAAGAAAAAGTGCCTGCTTTTTATTCCCGTCTGGTTGAATATTATGAAAGGATTAAAAAAGGGGAAAGGGACCTTTATTTTTAG
- a CDS encoding iron-only hydrogenase system regulator: protein MEKRLGFVGIIIENREKSSSPVNRILSQYGGIIVSRTGMPYEKKRCCVITLIVDATTDEMGALTGKLGSVEGVTVKSALGKKI, encoded by the coding sequence ATGGAAAAAAGACTGGGTTTTGTGGGTATTATTATCGAAAACAGGGAAAAATCGTCTTCTCCGGTTAACAGGATACTTTCACAATACGGCGGTATTATAGTTTCAAGGACGGGGATGCCCTATGAGAAAAAGCGATGCTGTGTCATTACTCTGATTGTAGATGCCACGACGGATGAAATGGGGGCGCTGACGGGAAAACTCGGCTCTGTCGAAGGGGTAACGGTTAAATCGGCATTGGGGAAAAAAATATAA
- a CDS encoding NAD(P)H-dependent oxidoreductase subunit E, which yields MTVSSKISKKEIINELDNILSKTNLERENLLCVLEELVRKFGYLNDIMAVEVGKRFGVDPNEVYSVASFYAFLPVKKSGKYKIRICRTISCKLKNADKIVEAIEDELGIKFGGTTKDMRFTLERANCLGMCDKAPAMLINDKVYTELTPEKAKEIIRSYKNK from the coding sequence ATGACAGTTTCATCGAAAATATCGAAAAAAGAAATAATTAATGAACTCGATAATATTCTTTCGAAAACAAATTTAGAGAGGGAAAATCTCCTTTGTGTCCTTGAGGAACTTGTAAGAAAATTCGGGTACCTGAATGATATTATGGCAGTGGAGGTAGGCAAACGGTTTGGTGTTGACCCCAATGAGGTTTACAGCGTCGCTTCGTTTTATGCTTTTCTGCCCGTGAAAAAAAGCGGGAAGTATAAAATCAGGATATGCCGAACAATATCCTGCAAATTAAAAAATGCCGATAAGATAGTCGAGGCAATAGAAGATGAGCTCGGGATAAAATTCGGCGGCACCACTAAAGATATGAGATTTACCCTTGAAAGGGCTAATTGTCTTGGTATGTGCGACAAGGCGCCCGCGATGCTGATAAACGATAAAGTATATACGGAACTTACGCCTGAGAAAGCAAAGGAAATTATCAGGTCTTATAAAAATAAATAG
- the ugpC gene encoding sn-glycerol-3-phosphate ABC transporter ATP-binding protein UgpC, which translates to MAKVVLKDVKKVYPGGVVAVQSANLDISDKEFLVLVGPSGCGKSTTLRMVAGLEEITSGSVTIDGKVINDIPPKDRDIAMVFQNYALYPHMTVYKNMAFGLKLRKYSKEEIDKRVKEAAEILGITALLDRKPKALSGGQRQRVAVGRAIVRKPKAFLFDEPLSNLDAKLRVQMRTEISKLHTKLQSTMIYVTHDQTEAMTMGDRIVVMKDGFIQQVADPLTLYEHPANKFVAGFIGSPPMNFMGGSVISEKGGLFFDEGNFKVRIVNDMIPKLETYIDKKIYFGIRPEDIFDKLFMSSADPESTITATVEVIEPMGSEIYLYMNTGTNPFIARVDSHEKAEVNQDLELVFDMNHAHFFDVDTEKTIV; encoded by the coding sequence ATGGCAAAAGTTGTTCTTAAGGATGTGAAGAAAGTGTATCCCGGCGGGGTCGTTGCCGTTCAGAGCGCCAATCTGGACATTTCGGATAAAGAGTTTCTTGTGCTGGTCGGGCCCTCGGGTTGCGGTAAATCCACAACCTTGAGAATGGTGGCGGGCCTTGAGGAAATAACATCGGGGTCTGTTACGATAGACGGGAAGGTTATAAATGATATTCCTCCCAAGGACAGGGATATTGCGATGGTGTTTCAGAATTATGCCCTTTATCCCCACATGACGGTTTATAAGAATATGGCTTTTGGCCTGAAGCTCAGGAAATATTCAAAGGAAGAAATAGATAAAAGGGTTAAAGAAGCGGCTGAAATACTGGGGATAACGGCTCTCCTCGACAGGAAACCCAAGGCCCTTTCGGGCGGACAGCGGCAGAGAGTGGCCGTCGGACGGGCAATAGTCAGAAAACCGAAAGCTTTTCTTTTCGATGAACCTCTTTCAAATCTTGACGCTAAGCTGAGAGTCCAGATGAGGACGGAAATATCAAAACTCCACACAAAACTTCAGTCCACAATGATCTACGTTACACATGACCAGACAGAAGCTATGACAATGGGGGATAGGATCGTTGTTATGAAAGACGGTTTTATACAACAGGTAGCCGACCCGTTGACTTTATATGAACATCCCGCGAATAAATTTGTCGCGGGTTTTATAGGAAGCCCTCCCATGAACTTTATGGGAGGCTCGGTTATAAGCGAGAAAGGCGGGCTTTTCTTCGATGAAGGAAACTTCAAGGTCAGAATTGTGAATGATATGATTCCCAAACTGGAGACATACATTGATAAAAAAATATATTTTGGAATAAGGCCTGAGGACATTTTTGATAAGTTGTTTATGAGCAGCGCCGATCCTGAATCTACTATCACAGCAACCGTGGAAGTCATTGAGCCAATGGGCTCAGAGATATATCTTTATATGAATACCGGTACAAATCCATTTATAGCCAGAGTAGATTCGCATGAAAAAGCAGAGGTTAATCAAGACCTTGAACTGGTATTTGATATGAATCATGCCCACTTCTTCGATGTCGATACTGAAAAAACGATTGTGTAG
- a CDS encoding sensor domain-containing diguanylate cyclase: protein MIGIREKHLKILTVVTAVILTYIIISLTYTYSYRYEIKKFEYYSFYAVAFYTLIITSAWFLMGNIAGSIIAGLSVIVTVFVAAVFQKWEFLSNGFAFAAVSMSLYRFWNKQNNEVSDIKIKSNDISESANTLFKDLQKESLLGESLDRKLLRISKLRVISKDIGISLTREELIKKVIKNMIQIIQKSGVYQIYLLTEDMRTMELRGLNAYRVKSDDFTYFEKDDLNQWIFRNRQPVHISDLNKDFRFGRKYSSMAKSIIASPLISDNKIMGILKINNEEPGLYSVDDLRILSIIANLSALAFSNSQLYETTRLLAIKDGLTGLFTAGYFRQKITEYVKQGTEKPLSLIMMDIDDFKKLNDKYGHVVGDIVLRKTAGEIQAIIGQKGIVARYGGEEFACILPEISSGTAFEFAEKICGSIASSEETIREDRIRVTVSAGVAFMDSAFKKAEDLIEAADSSLYAAKGQGKNRAVLWQKG from the coding sequence ATGATTGGAATAAGGGAAAAACACCTTAAGATTCTTACCGTTGTTACCGCGGTCATACTGACATATATAATAATATCTCTGACCTATACTTACTCTTACCGGTACGAAATAAAAAAATTTGAATATTATTCGTTTTATGCGGTTGCGTTCTACACCCTGATAATAACATCAGCCTGGTTTCTGATGGGTAATATCGCAGGAAGCATAATCGCAGGCCTGTCTGTAATCGTTACCGTGTTTGTGGCGGCTGTATTCCAGAAATGGGAATTTTTATCCAACGGTTTCGCGTTTGCCGCGGTAAGCATGTCGCTGTATAGGTTCTGGAATAAGCAGAATAATGAAGTTTCGGATATAAAAATTAAATCCAACGATATCTCCGAATCGGCAAATACCCTGTTCAAAGACCTTCAAAAAGAAAGTTTGCTGGGAGAATCACTTGACAGAAAACTGCTCAGGATATCCAAACTGAGGGTTATTTCGAAAGATATAGGCATTTCCCTTACCAGAGAAGAACTTATCAAAAAAGTGATAAAAAACATGATTCAGATTATCCAGAAATCCGGGGTTTATCAGATTTATCTTTTAACCGAGGATATGAGGACCATGGAACTCCGGGGTTTGAACGCGTACAGGGTGAAGAGCGATGATTTTACGTACTTCGAGAAGGATGATTTAAACCAATGGATATTCAGGAACAGACAGCCTGTGCATATATCGGATCTGAATAAAGATTTCAGATTCGGCAGAAAATACAGCAGTATGGCGAAGAGCATAATTGCCTCGCCTTTAATCAGTGACAATAAAATTATGGGAATACTCAAGATAAACAATGAGGAACCCGGACTTTATTCCGTTGATGACCTGAGGATTCTTTCAATTATCGCGAATCTTTCGGCATTGGCTTTTTCAAATTCCCAGCTTTATGAAACAACCAGGCTGCTTGCCATAAAAGACGGGTTAACAGGCTTGTTTACGGCGGGTTATTTCAGGCAGAAGATAACCGAGTATGTAAAGCAGGGAACGGAAAAGCCGCTGTCATTGATAATGATGGACATAGATGATTTTAAAAAGTTGAATGATAAATACGGGCATGTTGTGGGAGATATAGTGCTCAGGAAGACTGCGGGGGAAATTCAGGCGATTATAGGGCAGAAAGGTATAGTGGCAAGATACGGAGGAGAAGAGTTTGCGTGTATATTGCCTGAGATATCTTCCGGGACAGCTTTTGAATTTGCTGAGAAAATATGCGGAAGTATCGCTTCTTCCGAAGAGACCATAAGAGAAGACAGGATAAGGGTTACGGTAAGCGCGGGTGTCGCTTTTATGGATTCCGCATTTAAGAAGGCCGAAGATTTAATTGAGGCGGCGGACAGTTCCCTGTATGCGGCTAAAGGGCAGGGAAAGAACAGGGCGGTGTTATGGCAGAAGGGCTGA